In a genomic window of Aggregatimonas sangjinii:
- a CDS encoding S41 family peptidase, whose translation MLKKSVAGLVLLFVSSCASVEKYNAQLGTQYSAEALREDIDFTYKKFKKLQPNLYQYIPKERLDSKFDSLKKSISKPMDAKQFYNILTPVVSEIRQAHNSNEFPDRRFTKKERKILKKLSLDFYKLDVAYADDGLWVTRTGKYDSLLLGSQVVALGMETVPNLMKRYRRTFPDEGYNTTLKNKIIAKNFVGLYRKHEGFKDSVSVIFKKGDSLFAKHFKRYLKDSSGIKKAMIDSTKVSKVLKMTKAEKAAKKLKRKKQKKDNKKFGRVAGSDLYTRNFEFLDSTAQIGYLHIRSWNNGPFKKFYRETFAKLDSAKSKSLIIDLRNNTGGRLDEVHQLYGYLTDSEYVFVEPAKVKTRIPYVKDFYGPDSGILSVLSETIVLPFFSLHNLFKTKKKDGQLYFHYSFAKKAKPEPLNFKGKVYVLINGATFSASSILATKLHGSERATFVGEETGGAYNGTVAGQFKIISLPNSKIRYRVGLMQIETAHTQQPDGFGIRPDIEVSPTANDIRTDRDAVLEKTLELIENTPY comes from the coding sequence ATGTTGAAAAAAAGTGTTGCCGGGTTAGTGCTCTTGTTTGTTTCATCTTGTGCAAGTGTAGAAAAATACAATGCGCAACTTGGTACGCAATATTCGGCCGAAGCACTACGCGAGGATATTGATTTTACATATAAAAAATTCAAAAAATTACAGCCCAATCTGTATCAGTACATCCCCAAAGAAAGGTTGGATAGCAAGTTTGACAGCTTAAAAAAAAGCATATCGAAACCGATGGATGCCAAACAGTTTTATAACATCCTCACTCCCGTCGTTTCCGAAATACGCCAAGCTCATAATTCCAACGAATTCCCGGACCGTAGATTTACCAAAAAAGAACGGAAAATCCTGAAAAAGCTATCCCTTGATTTTTATAAGTTGGACGTAGCCTATGCCGACGACGGCCTTTGGGTGACGCGAACGGGAAAATACGATTCGCTATTGCTTGGCAGTCAAGTGGTCGCCCTAGGGATGGAGACCGTCCCCAATCTTATGAAACGGTATCGCAGAACCTTTCCTGATGAGGGTTACAATACCACCTTGAAAAACAAAATCATTGCCAAGAACTTCGTTGGCCTTTACCGCAAACACGAAGGTTTCAAGGATAGCGTTTCCGTTATTTTTAAAAAGGGTGACTCCCTATTTGCGAAACACTTTAAGCGCTATTTGAAGGATAGTTCCGGCATTAAAAAAGCAATGATCGATTCTACAAAAGTGTCCAAAGTTTTGAAAATGACCAAAGCCGAAAAGGCTGCGAAGAAATTGAAGCGAAAGAAACAGAAAAAGGACAATAAAAAATTCGGTCGTGTCGCCGGCAGTGATCTGTATACCCGCAACTTTGAATTTTTGGATTCGACGGCCCAAATCGGGTATTTGCACATTAGAAGTTGGAACAATGGCCCCTTTAAAAAGTTTTATCGGGAGACCTTCGCCAAATTGGATTCCGCCAAATCGAAGTCTTTGATTATCGATTTGCGCAATAACACAGGCGGTCGTTTGGATGAAGTACATCAATTATACGGCTATCTGACCGATAGCGAATACGTCTTCGTAGAGCCGGCCAAGGTCAAGACCAGAATACCCTATGTAAAAGATTTCTATGGTCCTGATTCAGGAATACTGTCGGTTTTAAGTGAAACGATAGTCCTTCCCTTTTTTAGTCTGCACAATCTATTCAAGACCAAAAAAAAGGATGGACAGCTCTATTTTCATTACAGTTTTGCCAAAAAAGCGAAGCCCGAGCCGTTGAATTTTAAAGGGAAAGTATATGTGCTTATCAACGGGGCCACTTTCTCGGCTTCTTCTATATTGGCTACGAAATTACACGGCTCCGAACGAGCCACCTTCGTAGGTGAAGAAACCGGAGGCGCCTACAACGGTACCGTAGCAGGACAATTTAAGATCATCTCATTGCCAAATAGCAAAATAAGATATCGCGTCGGGCTCATGCAAATCGAGACGGCCCACACCCAACAACCTGATGGTTTCGGTATTCGGCCAGATATTGAAGTAAGCCCTACGGCCAATGATATTCGCACAGACAGGGATGCCGTTCTCGAAAAGACCTTAGAGCTTATCGAAAATACCCCGTATTGA
- a CDS encoding nuclear transport factor 2 family protein, with the protein MRTYFLTILLIATVTAGRAQTEEEAIKFALQSYIDGSSYSDPEKIAAPFYDDARMFLYKEDQPLYILSVPDYCAFFENRERGKFNGRTGNILSVDRENDIATAKVEILIADRDMRFIDMFLLKKLNGEWKIISKSATLMPEAD; encoded by the coding sequence ATGAGAACTTATTTTTTAACGATCCTGTTGATAGCAACGGTAACGGCCGGCAGGGCCCAAACAGAGGAGGAAGCTATAAAGTTCGCCCTTCAAAGTTATATCGACGGTTCCTCTTACAGCGATCCTGAAAAGATCGCGGCCCCTTTTTATGATGACGCAAGAATGTTTTTGTACAAAGAAGACCAACCTTTATATATTCTTTCGGTTCCAGACTATTGTGCTTTTTTCGAGAATAGGGAGAGGGGCAAGTTTAACGGGAGAACCGGTAACATTCTCTCCGTAGACCGTGAAAATGATATTGCTACGGCAAAAGTGGAAATCTTGATTGCGGACAGGGATATGCGTTTCATCGACATGTTTCTTTTAAAGAAATTGAATGGTGAATGGAAGATTATCAGTAAATCGGCAACCCTGATGCCAGAAGCGGATTGA
- a CDS encoding PQQ-dependent sugar dehydrogenase, whose translation MKNRIFLLSILTIGCSEPKTDSKVAIQEVIVPKKETVIDGLARPWSMAFISEEEVLLSEKDGDLLRIDLRTKEKFPIQGFPTDRMDSLHYRKADYTPGTFPARLEDNIKVTFNAGILEVVLDSDYKDNQRLYISYVSKGPGGSTTKVIRATLQNDSLQNCTPLLVALPYSHGLFHYGGGMTFGPDGKLYVTVGERLFNEDNQPEVPIAQDLADTRGKIYRLNPDGSIPEDNPDFGTDAVPGLYASGIRAAQGITVEPQTGKLWFSEHGTRQGDEINVLKEGANYGWPVITTGKYRGEAYSPEKIVGTVYTNPQWYWLQTVAPTGLTFYTGEEFPSWKNNLIVPGLSRGSLWRIRLEGETIKSMEELFIDDRQRSRKAVQSPEGKLYILTEDMKEPKNGKIIRIRPQ comes from the coding sequence ATGAAAAATCGAATCTTTCTTCTAAGTATTTTGACTATCGGCTGTTCCGAACCTAAGACTGATTCGAAGGTAGCTATTCAGGAAGTAATCGTCCCTAAAAAAGAGACGGTCATAGACGGTCTGGCACGCCCTTGGAGCATGGCCTTTATTTCCGAAGAGGAGGTGTTGCTATCTGAAAAGGACGGGGATTTGCTACGCATCGATTTACGGACCAAGGAAAAGTTCCCGATACAAGGGTTCCCGACCGATCGCATGGACAGCCTTCACTATCGCAAAGCTGACTATACCCCGGGAACCTTTCCCGCCAGGCTTGAAGACAATATTAAAGTGACCTTCAATGCAGGTATCCTAGAAGTAGTCTTGGATTCCGACTATAAAGACAATCAGCGGTTATATATCTCTTACGTCAGCAAGGGTCCCGGAGGCTCCACCACCAAGGTAATCCGTGCCACGCTCCAAAACGATTCCTTGCAAAATTGTACACCGCTTCTAGTGGCTTTGCCTTATTCCCATGGACTTTTCCACTACGGGGGAGGTATGACCTTTGGACCCGATGGGAAGTTGTATGTAACGGTCGGGGAACGCCTTTTTAATGAGGACAACCAGCCAGAAGTTCCTATTGCCCAAGATCTTGCCGACACACGTGGAAAGATATATCGGCTTAATCCCGATGGGAGTATCCCGGAAGACAATCCTGATTTTGGAACCGACGCCGTTCCGGGTTTATATGCATCGGGTATCAGGGCGGCCCAAGGAATTACGGTAGAACCCCAAACCGGAAAACTTTGGTTCAGCGAACATGGTACTCGGCAAGGCGATGAAATCAATGTCTTAAAAGAAGGTGCGAATTACGGTTGGCCGGTAATCACCACCGGGAAATACCGGGGAGAAGCCTATTCCCCGGAAAAAATAGTAGGCACCGTCTATACCAATCCGCAGTGGTATTGGTTACAGACGGTCGCTCCAACAGGACTCACATTTTACACGGGTGAAGAGTTTCCATCATGGAAAAACAATCTCATTGTACCTGGACTTTCGCGGGGAAGCCTATGGCGGATTCGACTGGAGGGGGAAACCATTAAAAGTATGGAGGAACTATTTATCGACGATCGCCAACGCTCGAGAAAGGCGGTTCAAAGCCCGGAAGGAAAACTCTATATCCTGACCGAGGATATGAAAGAACCGAAAAACGGAAAAATCATTCGCATACGACCACAATAA